A window of Chiloscyllium plagiosum isolate BGI_BamShark_2017 unplaced genomic scaffold, ASM401019v2 scaf_21211, whole genome shotgun sequence genomic DNA:
ATTTCCATCCACCCTGTCGCAGTGATATCTCCATCCACTCTGTCGCAGTGATATCTCCATCCACTCTGTCGCAGTGAtatctccatccaccctgtcGCAGTGATATCTCCATCCACTCTGTCACAGTGATATCTCCATCCACTCTGTCGCAGTGATATCTCCATCCACTCTATCGCAGTGAtatctccatccaccctgtcGCAGTGAtatctccatccaccctgtcGCAGTGATATCATTAGTTGTCTGGTTTTGAGTTGGAATGAGGATGACAAACCAGTAgtagggcggtggggttgtgcAGGAGCCATTACAGTGCTGCGTGTTAGTGTGAATGTGTGAGAgtttgtgagtgagtgtgtctgtgagtgtgtgtgtgtgtgtgtgtgtcgtttTGTGTAAGTGTATGATAGTGGGTGTGGCCTATCTTTGGGGAAGATTGGGGGATGGCAATAGCTTTGGAATTGGTTTTGCTTGAATTTGCATTAATTGGTGTTTcagaaggaactggagaatgcTGCATTTACCAGCCGCCCTGCAGCCCTCGCGAATCTTCCAGGATAAATTGCAGGCTCTGCTGGGCTGCGCACACCTCCGGGTGGTGCCTGTGGATGGCTGCACCATGGCATCAGGAAGTGACTCAAAACAATCTACAGGTGAGTTGACAACAGAATCAGCACTACCCAAAACTGGTTCAATATTGCAGAGAGTAGGAACCACTTGGACGTTTCAGTGGGATACGTTCTCTTTAGCAGGTTAAATGAGGggtacagtcagtgatgggggatcagagtggtgctggaaaagcacagcagttcaggcagcatccgaggagcagggaaatcaacgtttcggcaaaagcccttcatcaggaatagatgcagGAAgactccagggtggagagagaaatgagaggagggtgggggtggggagaaagtagcatagagtacaataggtgagtggagtagtggataggaaaaggagataggcaggtaggacaagtcatggggacagtgctgagttggaaggttggagctggggtgaggtgggggaaggggaaatgaggaaactggtgaaatccacggaTCCCCACTCAGCCGacgacatggaggtcctgggcctctttcaccgccgctccctcaccaccagacgcctggaggaagaacacttcaaccccagggcatcaatgtggacttcaatagtttcctcatttccccttcccccacctcagtaATGGGGGCAGAGTGTATATGGAGCTTTGGGAGCGGGATTAAATTGGGGGGTGTGGAGTCAGTGATGGGGGTAGAATGTACATGGGCATTTGGGTGGAGGGTAAATGGGTGGGTCGAGTCAGTGATGAGGGGGAAGAATGTACAGGGCTCCTCACCTCTGTCGTGAAAGGTATACACCATCGCTCAAACTGCATTGTCAACAGACTGTGCCAGGTGCTCCTTTCCCTGGGTTCATTCTGAACGGTGTCTGAGAACCTGTCTCTGATCTTGGGAGAAAGTACAGTGTATGATGCAGTCCATGATGGATTTGCCACTTGCATGTGCCATGAAATTTACTGTTTCCCCATTTCTGTCCATGTTTTGCAGAttccattgaggatggggatgcaGATGTGTTGTTTCTCTCAGTCCAGGAGATTTTGAAAGCAGCAGTAATGGTCAATGCAGATGTGCTGACAGAGACCTTTCAACTTTTGATGGAGGCAGCAAAGGAGCATGGGACCACCCTGCCTGGGCTGGTTCCTGATGGCCTGTACCTCCCTGCACCTCCGTTATATTGTCCTCAACCTGCTATTGACACAGAGGTGAGtgtggtgagcagggaacacagtggcaTGGAGGTGAGtgtggtgagcagggaacacagtggcaTGGAGGTGAGCgcggtgagcagggaacacagtgacacggagttGAGcgtggtgagcagggaacacagtgacacggaggtgagcgcggtgagcagggaacacagtggcaCGGAGGTGAGTGTGGtgagcagggaagacagtgaCCAGTGACACAGAGGTGAGTGTGGTgtgcagggaacacagtgacactgagGTGAGCGTGGTGTGCAGGGAACGTAGTGATACGgagtgagcagggaacacagtgacacagaGGTGAGCACGGTGAGCAGAGACCACAGTGATATGGCTGTGTATGGTGAGCAGGGAACATAGTGACACTGAGGTGAGCGTGGTGAGCAGGGAACGTAGTGACACGGATGTGAGtgtggtgagcagggaacacagtgacaggGAGGGGAGcatggtgagcagggaacacagtgacactaaAGTGAGcgtggtgagcagggaacacagtgacactgagGTGAGcgtggtgagcagggaacacagtgacatgGATGTGAGtgtggtgagcagggaacacagtgacacggaggtgagcgtggtgagcagggaacacagtgacactgagGTGAGCGTGGTGAGCAGGTAACACAGTGACACGGATGTGAGtgtggtgagcagggaacacagtgacacggaggtgagtgtggtgagcagggaacacagtgacacggaggtgtgcgtggtgagcagggaacacagtgacacggaggtgagtgtggtgagcagggaacacagtgacacggaggtgagtgtggtgagcagggaacacagtgacacggaggtgtgcgtggtgagcagggaacacagtgacacggatgTGAGtgtggtgagcagggaacacagtgacacggaggtgagcggaacacagtgacacggaggtgtgcgtggtgagcagggaacacagtgacacagaGGTGAGcgtggtgagcagggaacacagtgacactgagGTGAGcatggtgagcagggaacacagtgacacggatgTGAGtgtggtgagcagggaacacagtgacatgGAGGTGAGCACGTTGAGCTGGGAatacagtgacacggaggtgagcacgGATTCAGAGACCACAGTGATATGGAGGTGTGTGTAGTGAGCAGGGAAcgcagtgacacggaggtgagagcggtgagcagggaacacagtaaCACGGAGGTGAGCACGTTATGctgggaacacagtgacacggaggtgagcacgTTGAGt
This region includes:
- the LOC122545750 gene encoding ciliogenesis and planar polarity effector 1-like codes for the protein RNWRMLHLPAALQPSRIFQDKLQALLGCAHLRVVPVDGCTMASGSDSKQSTDSIEDGDADVLFLSVQEILKAAVMVNADVLTETFQLLMEAAKEHGTTLPGLVPDGLYLPAPPLYCPQPAIDTEGT